In one Haloplanus salinus genomic region, the following are encoded:
- a CDS encoding GTP-dependent dephospho-CoA kinase family protein has product MLELPDDLRGAFKDPLGPVFTDAETLLAADGAGRPLIAVGDVVTAHLRDAGHPPDVAVIDGKTERQSVDASIDCSLPTPDIEVSNPAATLSRPLLDALVEALGRGDPTTVGVDGEEDLAALPAILAAPLGGCVVYGQPGEGMVLVPVTDETRALARDLLGRMDGDADAAVALLDAP; this is encoded by the coding sequence GTGCTCGAACTCCCCGACGACCTGCGGGGAGCGTTCAAGGATCCGCTGGGTCCCGTGTTCACCGACGCCGAGACCCTGCTCGCGGCCGACGGCGCCGGCCGGCCGCTGATCGCCGTCGGCGACGTGGTTACCGCCCACCTCCGCGACGCCGGCCACCCGCCGGACGTGGCGGTGATCGACGGCAAGACCGAGCGCCAGTCCGTCGACGCGTCGATCGACTGCTCGCTCCCCACTCCGGATATCGAGGTGTCGAACCCCGCGGCCACCCTCTCGCGCCCCCTCCTCGACGCGCTCGTCGAGGCGCTCGGTCGCGGCGACCCGACGACGGTCGGCGTCGACGGCGAGGAGGACCTCGCGGCGCTTCCGGCCATCCTCGCGGCGCCGCTCGGCGGCTGCGTCGTCTACGGCCAACCCGGTGAGGGGATGGTACTCGTGCCCGTGACCGACGAAACGCGGGCGCTCGCCCGTGACCTCCTCGGGCGGATGGACGGCGACGCCGACGCCGCGGTCGCGTTGCTCGATGCCCCCTGA
- a CDS encoding 30S ribosomal protein S24e, translating into MDIDIIAEDENPMLHRTDVRFEITHDEATPSRLSVRDSLAAKLNKDSAEVVVHELDTKFGMRKTIGYAKVYESPDHARDVEQDHMLDRNKISPDAEDAEDADAEAEEA; encoded by the coding sequence ATGGATATCGACATCATCGCCGAAGACGAGAACCCCATGTTGCATCGGACGGACGTTCGATTCGAGATCACACACGACGAGGCGACGCCCTCTCGGCTCTCCGTTCGTGACAGTCTCGCGGCCAAACTGAACAAGGATTCCGCCGAAGTCGTCGTCCACGAACTCGACACGAAGTTCGGGATGCGGAAGACGATCGGGTACGCCAAGGTGTACGAGAGCCCGGATCACGCCCGCGACGTCGAGCAGGATCACATGCTCGACCGGAACAAGATCAGCCCGGACGCCGAGGACGCCGAGGACGCCGACGCGGAAGCCGAAGAAGCGTAG
- a CDS encoding bifunctional N(6)-L-threonylcarbamoyladenine synthase/serine/threonine protein kinase, giving the protein MRVLGIEGTAWAASAAVFEYDPDDPAPLDANPPAIGTDAYQPESGGIHPREAAEHMGEAIPTVIESVLDAADGPVNAVAFSRGPGLGPCLRIVGTAARALAETLDVPLVGVNHMIAHLEIGRYGAGFDSPVCLNASGANAHLLGYHDGRYRVLGETMDTGVGNAIDKFTRHVGWTHPGGPKVEEAAKSGDYVDLPYVVKGMDFSFSGLMSAAKDAYDEGTPVEDVCFSLQETIFAMLTEVSERALSLTGADELVLGGGVGQNARLREMLATMCADRGARFYAPDARYLRDNAGMIAVLGAKMLAAGDTLAVGESAVDPNFRPDEVAVTWRAGETPVSFVPVETAERQGAEAVVTVGSERVTKRRLPKAYRHPALDARLRRERTVAEARLTSDARRAGVPTPVVRDVDVAEATLTFDAVGRRDLAAALTPAHARTVGEHLAHLHRAGIVHGDPTVRNVRVGERIYLVDFGLGYHSGHVEDHAMDCHVFGGSVRGTATEADATATLSAFEEGYDAVGDDAVIGRLREIERRGRYA; this is encoded by the coding sequence ATGCGCGTTCTCGGTATCGAGGGCACCGCGTGGGCAGCCAGCGCCGCCGTCTTCGAGTACGACCCCGACGACCCCGCGCCCCTCGACGCCAATCCACCGGCTATCGGAACCGACGCCTACCAGCCCGAGAGCGGCGGCATTCACCCGCGCGAGGCCGCCGAACACATGGGCGAGGCCATCCCCACGGTGATCGAATCGGTGCTCGACGCCGCGGACGGCCCGGTCAACGCCGTCGCCTTCTCCCGCGGACCGGGGCTCGGTCCCTGTCTCCGCATCGTCGGCACCGCCGCCCGCGCCCTCGCGGAAACGCTCGACGTGCCGCTCGTCGGCGTCAATCACATGATCGCCCACCTCGAAATCGGCCGGTACGGCGCCGGCTTCGACTCGCCCGTCTGTCTCAACGCCAGCGGCGCCAACGCCCACCTCTTGGGCTACCACGACGGGCGATATCGCGTCCTCGGCGAGACGATGGACACCGGCGTCGGCAACGCCATCGACAAGTTCACCCGCCACGTCGGCTGGACCCACCCCGGCGGCCCGAAAGTCGAGGAGGCGGCGAAATCGGGCGACTACGTCGACCTCCCCTACGTCGTCAAGGGGATGGATTTCTCCTTCTCGGGACTCATGAGCGCCGCCAAGGACGCCTACGACGAGGGGACGCCCGTCGAGGACGTCTGTTTCTCGCTTCAAGAGACGATATTCGCCATGCTGACCGAGGTGAGCGAGCGCGCCCTCTCCTTGACCGGAGCGGACGAACTCGTCCTCGGCGGCGGCGTCGGACAGAACGCACGTCTGCGGGAGATGCTGGCGACCATGTGTGCGGACCGCGGCGCACGGTTTTACGCGCCCGACGCGCGCTACCTCCGCGACAACGCGGGCATGATCGCCGTCCTTGGCGCGAAGATGCTCGCGGCGGGCGATACGCTCGCCGTCGGCGAGTCGGCGGTCGACCCGAACTTTCGTCCGGACGAGGTGGCCGTGACGTGGCGGGCGGGCGAGACGCCGGTGTCGTTCGTACCCGTGGAGACGGCCGAGCGGCAGGGCGCCGAAGCGGTCGTCACCGTCGGGAGCGAGCGCGTGACCAAGCGCCGGCTCCCGAAGGCGTACCGACATCCGGCCCTCGACGCCCGCCTTCGCCGCGAGCGGACGGTCGCCGAGGCGCGCCTCACGAGCGACGCGCGCCGGGCGGGCGTGCCGACGCCCGTCGTCCGCGACGTGGACGTGGCCGAGGCGACGCTCACGTTCGACGCGGTTGGAAGGCGCGACCTCGCCGCCGCGCTCACGCCCGCCCACGCCCGGACCGTCGGCGAACACCTCGCGCACCTGCATCGCGCGGGCATCGTCCACGGCGATCCGACCGTTCGGAACGTCCGGGTCGGGGAGCGGATCTATCTCGTCGACTTCGGCCTCGGCTACCACAGCGGCCACGTCGAGGATCACGCGATGGACTGTCACGTCTTCGGCGGGAGCGTCCGCGGGACGGCCACCGAGGCGGACGCGACGGCGACGCTCTCGGCGTTCGAGGAGGGCTACGACGCCGTCGGCGACGACGCCGTCATCGGGCGGTTGCGGGAGATAGAGAGGCGAGGGCGGTACGCCTAG
- a CDS encoding AAA family ATPase: MDVDAAAAVCSDIVDRVSEAVVADRTFLETVLAGMLARGHVLVEDVPGTGKTLTAIAFADALGLAFNRIQFTPDLLPSDITGTHIYDEHEGDFRFQRGPVFANVVLADEINRAPPKTQSALLEAMDEGQVSADGETFPLPDPFFVVATQNPVEQEGTFRLPEAQRDRFVVEVSVGYPDRAGELELLERRSNRTTTKPQVDSAVDAATVRTLRAVPESVTVEPAVRAYLVDLARATREDDRVAVGVSPRGVQRFYEATRARAVVAGRSYVAPDDVKAVAPAVLTHRLVLTDEASIRGVDPAAVVSAVLDTVEVPAVTAD; encoded by the coding sequence ATGGACGTGGACGCAGCGGCGGCGGTCTGTAGCGACATCGTCGACCGAGTGAGCGAGGCCGTCGTCGCCGACCGAACCTTTCTCGAGACGGTGCTGGCCGGAATGTTGGCCCGCGGGCACGTCCTCGTCGAGGACGTACCCGGGACCGGCAAGACCCTGACCGCCATCGCCTTCGCGGACGCCTTGGGCCTGGCGTTCAACCGCATCCAGTTCACCCCCGACCTCCTCCCCAGCGACATCACGGGCACTCACATCTACGACGAACACGAGGGCGACTTTCGGTTTCAGCGCGGCCCCGTCTTCGCCAACGTCGTCCTCGCGGACGAAATCAACCGCGCGCCGCCGAAGACACAGTCCGCCCTGTTGGAGGCGATGGACGAGGGGCAGGTGAGCGCCGACGGCGAGACGTTTCCCCTCCCCGACCCCTTCTTCGTCGTCGCGACGCAGAACCCCGTCGAGCAGGAGGGAACGTTTCGGCTCCCCGAGGCCCAGCGCGACCGCTTCGTCGTCGAGGTGTCGGTGGGCTACCCCGATCGGGCGGGCGAACTCGAACTCCTCGAACGCCGGAGCAACCGCACGACGACGAAACCACAGGTCGACAGCGCCGTCGACGCCGCGACGGTGCGGACCCTCCGTGCGGTGCCGGAGTCGGTGACCGTCGAGCCCGCGGTGCGGGCGTATCTCGTCGACCTGGCACGGGCGACCCGCGAGGACGACCGCGTCGCGGTGGGTGTCTCGCCCCGCGGCGTCCAGCGGTTCTACGAAGCGACGCGCGCGCGAGCCGTCGTCGCCGGGCGATCCTACGTCGCGCCCGACGACGTGAAAGCCGTCGCGCCGGCGGTGCTGACCCACCGCCTCGTGTTGACCGACGAGGCGTCCATTCGTGGCGTCGATCCGGCGGCCGTCGTTTCGGCCGTTCTCGATACGGTCGAGGTGCCGGCCGTGACGGCCGACTAA
- a CDS encoding DUF58 domain-containing protein has translation MTRRIRRYGGLAAAAVLLVAAGVASGTPTLLLAGVVPLAFVVHGALSTLDPLDDRVRIERELRPEAPLPGQPVEVTLTATNVGASALPDLRVRDGVPEELSVRAGASSVGAALRPGESATATYTLTANRGRYAFRPVRLRASTVTGTVVDETTREAAGADEFECRIDAADVPLRRQSTAFSGSLATDTGGVGVEFHATRDYRAGDPVNRINWRRYAKTGELSTVEYREQRAARVAVLIDAREPTHVAGAASLPTGATLCAYAATLATRVLRDDGHHVGVGALGVADPLTDRRPAWVPPDADAFATHAAAVCNAAATGTGESVTATAVRADGGGVDPDLRRLLAGLPAAAQVIHCTPALDDAAVSTVESIRAHGHETTVLSPSVTSDSVGGRVFALERAGRLDRMRGVGAAVVDWDREEELPVALARALRSGGRR, from the coding sequence GTGACCCGTCGCATCCGGCGGTACGGCGGGTTGGCGGCGGCGGCCGTTCTGCTCGTCGCCGCCGGCGTCGCGTCGGGCACGCCGACGCTCCTGCTCGCGGGCGTCGTTCCCCTCGCCTTCGTCGTTCACGGGGCGTTGTCGACGCTCGACCCCCTCGACGACCGGGTGCGGATCGAACGCGAGCTTCGCCCGGAGGCGCCGCTGCCGGGCCAGCCGGTCGAGGTGACGCTGACGGCCACGAACGTCGGCGCGTCGGCGCTCCCGGATCTCCGGGTGCGCGACGGCGTGCCCGAGGAACTGTCGGTCCGGGCGGGGGCGTCGAGCGTCGGCGCGGCGCTCCGCCCCGGCGAGTCGGCGACGGCGACGTACACGCTGACCGCGAACCGGGGACGGTACGCCTTCCGCCCGGTTCGGCTCCGCGCGTCGACCGTGACCGGCACCGTCGTCGACGAGACGACCCGTGAGGCCGCGGGCGCCGACGAGTTCGAGTGCCGTATCGACGCCGCGGACGTACCGCTTCGGCGGCAGTCCACGGCGTTTTCCGGCTCGCTGGCGACCGACACCGGCGGCGTCGGCGTCGAGTTCCACGCCACCCGTGACTACCGCGCGGGCGACCCGGTCAACCGGATCAACTGGCGGCGATACGCCAAGACCGGCGAGCTATCCACGGTCGAGTACCGCGAACAGCGCGCCGCGCGGGTGGCGGTGCTGATCGACGCCCGGGAGCCGACCCACGTCGCCGGCGCGGCGTCGCTCCCGACCGGTGCAACGCTGTGTGCGTACGCCGCCACGCTCGCGACGCGCGTCCTCCGCGACGACGGCCACCACGTCGGCGTCGGTGCGCTAGGGGTGGCCGACCCGCTCACCGACCGCCGACCGGCGTGGGTGCCACCGGACGCCGACGCCTTCGCGACCCACGCGGCCGCCGTCTGCAACGCCGCCGCGACCGGGACCGGCGAGTCGGTGACGGCGACGGCGGTTCGGGCCGACGGCGGTGGCGTCGACCCCGACCTTCGCCGCCTGCTCGCCGGCCTCCCCGCGGCGGCGCAGGTCATCCACTGTACGCCCGCCCTCGACGACGCCGCGGTGTCGACGGTCGAGTCGATTCGCGCCCACGGCCACGAGACGACCGTCCTCTCACCGTCGGTGACGTCGGACTCCGTGGGCGGCCGGGTGTTCGCGCTGGAGCGGGCGGGGCGACTCGACCGGATGCGGGGGGTCGGCGCGGCCGTCGTGGACTGGGACCGGGAGGAGGAGCTACCGGTGGCGTTGGCGCGGGCGCTCCGGAGCGGGGGGCGCCGATGA
- a CDS encoding DUF7269 family protein — protein sequence MSRFRWRRGAVGLALAAVGFAVWYGYAPATLPASLRGGLDVDSGLALAFAGAVAGVIGLLYSWLTRPDAAAPLSEQPVDGPGRSAPVVGHDLSTHYARSVAGAGPDDAAADPIRRRLRGVLVESVAAADAEAYVDRGAWTDDRYAAAFLSTTADVDYPWYHRLYAWLYPGRAYERRVRRTLAAVERACADRLSGYEPPPSSPRGRLHALRSALEGSS from the coding sequence ATGAGCCGCTTCAGGTGGCGCCGTGGTGCGGTCGGCCTCGCCCTCGCCGCGGTCGGCTTCGCGGTCTGGTACGGGTACGCGCCGGCGACGCTCCCGGCGTCGCTCCGGGGCGGTCTCGACGTCGATTCGGGCCTCGCGTTGGCGTTCGCGGGGGCAGTCGCCGGGGTGATCGGTCTGCTCTACTCGTGGCTCACACGGCCAGACGCCGCGGCGCCGCTGTCGGAGCAGCCGGTCGACGGGCCGGGACGGTCGGCGCCGGTCGTCGGGCACGACCTCTCGACACACTACGCCCGGTCAGTCGCGGGCGCCGGTCCCGACGACGCGGCCGCCGATCCGATCCGGCGGCGGCTCCGCGGGGTCCTCGTCGAGAGCGTCGCGGCCGCGGACGCCGAGGCGTACGTCGACCGGGGGGCGTGGACCGACGACCGGTACGCCGCGGCCTTCCTCTCGACTACCGCCGACGTGGACTACCCGTGGTACCATCGGCTGTACGCGTGGCTCTACCCCGGTCGAGCCTACGAGCGCCGGGTACGCCGGACGCTCGCTGCCGTCGAACGCGCGTGTGCCGACCGGCTGTCTGGGTACGAGCCGCCCCCGTCGTCACCTCGGGGGCGCCTCCACGCCCTCCGGTCGGCGCTGGAGGGATCGTCGTGA
- a CDS encoding transglutaminase-like domain-containing protein gives MSESDGSGGAEYGEVALALAAIAALVVAAALLPGAGLGSGMGGGERGTPAAAGTPDATAAPGGGERPGGATGGQLPGGSPSGVPLSEPPERTRIGSTQGFEGRLPQTPQFVVEGPENAYWRQTAYATYTGSSWASSPGWRSIDEGVPNDARTVDGRAMDYRVTLLVPSSSLPTAWQPSGVELPNASASAGVEASTVGGVRATTRLPAGTDYLARSSAPPSDPSTLRAAGTDYPDRIEERYTQLPEATPDRVGTFTDDLTAGDETPYDEAVTIRDWLRQKPYSLNASHEAGEPVADQFIFEMESGYCQYYATSMVAMLRTQGIPARYVVGYAPGERVGENQYLVTSDRGHAWVEAFFPGTGWVRFDPTGSGRLPVRNPQPPYDISLNRSAVAGAPVSISVAKNGTPVVGAPVELDGERVGWTDAEGTVTTRLPYTANLTVTARPPDATTKYDDGATETAADRWADGPILPARGGASIYADRAASPTRPQRAAPAPNGSSRTYRSDTNVTLSVEGTPVAGGGTTVRATIRDVPVRGATVTLDGERVGTTGPDGRLGVSLADVSPGTYRLAARREAVDTTTTIRVYAADTTPTPAAPPPVTLSVSTPLLPLPGGPAAVTTTRNGTPVEGARVTVGGATAGTTAANGTLDVSLPVAGSTTVVARAPDGASARTTLPLARNAAVVGGVALGVLAVLGRAARRRGLAPRSAGRAAATWLSRLVAWATAACIRAADRLVAVGRALRRELSRLAALPERLATRGLAALSALDPRVFVGWFRRWLVGLLARGGSSSGDSTRSGLRAARAVADDDGASTATIRDLWREFVALVAPPRVTTRTPGEIARYAIDRGLPAEPIDALTEAYRDAEYGRLAPDADRLDRARAALRAVRETLGGESG, from the coding sequence ATGAGTGAGTCCGACGGCTCCGGGGGCGCCGAGTACGGCGAGGTGGCGCTTGCGCTTGCGGCCATCGCGGCGCTCGTCGTCGCCGCGGCGCTCCTGCCGGGTGCCGGTCTCGGCAGCGGGATGGGCGGCGGCGAGCGCGGGACACCTGCGGCGGCCGGAACGCCGGACGCGACGGCGGCGCCCGGGGGCGGCGAGCGGCCGGGAGGCGCTACCGGCGGTCAGCTTCCCGGCGGCTCACCGAGCGGCGTCCCGCTCTCGGAGCCCCCCGAACGGACGCGCATCGGGTCCACCCAGGGGTTCGAGGGCAGACTCCCCCAGACCCCGCAGTTCGTCGTCGAGGGTCCGGAGAACGCCTACTGGCGACAGACGGCCTATGCCACGTACACCGGCTCGTCGTGGGCGAGTTCGCCGGGCTGGCGATCCATCGACGAGGGCGTCCCCAACGACGCCCGAACCGTCGACGGACGAGCGATGGACTACCGCGTCACCCTCCTAGTACCCTCGTCGTCGCTCCCGACCGCTTGGCAGCCGAGCGGCGTCGAACTGCCGAACGCGAGCGCGAGTGCGGGCGTCGAGGCGTCGACGGTCGGCGGCGTCCGCGCGACGACCCGACTCCCCGCGGGGACGGACTACCTCGCCCGGAGTTCGGCGCCGCCCTCGGACCCGTCGACGCTTCGGGCCGCCGGCACCGACTACCCCGATCGGATCGAAGAGCGGTACACACAGCTCCCCGAGGCGACGCCGGACCGGGTGGGCACGTTCACCGACGACCTGACCGCGGGCGACGAAACGCCGTACGACGAGGCGGTCACGATCCGCGACTGGCTCCGGCAGAAGCCGTACTCGCTGAACGCCAGCCACGAGGCTGGCGAGCCGGTCGCCGACCAGTTCATCTTCGAGATGGAGTCGGGCTACTGCCAGTACTACGCCACGTCGATGGTCGCCATGCTACGGACACAGGGGATTCCGGCCCGCTACGTCGTCGGCTACGCGCCCGGCGAGCGGGTCGGCGAGAACCAGTATCTCGTCACCAGCGACCGGGGGCACGCGTGGGTCGAGGCGTTCTTCCCCGGCACCGGCTGGGTGCGCTTCGACCCGACCGGCTCGGGGCGGCTCCCGGTGCGGAACCCACAGCCGCCGTACGACATCTCGCTCAACCGCTCGGCGGTTGCGGGCGCACCCGTCTCGATCAGCGTCGCGAAAAACGGGACGCCGGTCGTCGGCGCGCCGGTCGAACTCGACGGCGAACGCGTCGGCTGGACGGACGCCGAGGGCACGGTGACGACGCGGCTCCCCTACACTGCCAATCTCACCGTCACCGCGCGGCCGCCGGACGCGACGACGAAGTACGACGACGGGGCGACCGAGACGGCCGCCGACCGGTGGGCCGACGGCCCGATACTGCCGGCTCGTGGCGGGGCATCGATCTACGCCGACCGCGCCGCGTCGCCGACCCGCCCCCAGCGCGCCGCCCCGGCGCCCAACGGCTCCTCGCGGACCTACCGGAGCGACACGAACGTCACGCTCTCCGTCGAGGGGACGCCCGTCGCGGGCGGCGGAACGACCGTCCGAGCGACGATCCGTGACGTGCCCGTCCGTGGGGCGACGGTGACGCTCGACGGCGAGCGCGTCGGGACGACGGGGCCGGACGGCCGACTCGGCGTCTCGCTCGCCGACGTCTCCCCCGGCACCTACCGTCTCGCGGCCCGTCGCGAGGCGGTCGACACGACGACGACGATCCGCGTCTACGCCGCGGACACCACCCCGACGCCCGCCGCACCGCCGCCGGTGACCCTCTCGGTGTCGACGCCGCTGCTCCCGTTACCCGGCGGGCCGGCAGCGGTGACGACGACGCGGAACGGGACGCCCGTCGAGGGGGCGCGGGTGACGGTCGGCGGCGCCACGGCGGGCACGACGGCCGCGAACGGCACGCTCGACGTGTCCCTACCGGTCGCGGGGTCGACGACTGTCGTCGCCCGTGCCCCCGACGGGGCGAGCGCGCGGACGACCCTGCCGCTCGCCCGCAACGCCGCCGTCGTCGGCGGCGTCGCCTTGGGGGTACTCGCCGTTCTCGGCCGCGCGGCCCGACGGCGTGGGCTCGCGCCCCGAAGCGCGGGACGGGCGGCGGCGACGTGGCTCTCCCGACTCGTCGCGTGGGCGACGGCCGCCTGTATCCGCGCCGCCGACCGCCTCGTCGCCGTCGGTCGGGCGCTGCGCCGTGAGCTGTCCCGCCTCGCGGCGCTCCCCGAACGGCTGGCGACCCGCGGCCTCGCCGCGCTCTCGGCGCTCGATCCGCGCGTGTTCGTCGGGTGGTTCCGGCGGTGGCTCGTCGGCCTGTTGGCGCGTGGCGGGTCGTCGTCGGGCGATTCGACCCGAAGCGGCCTGCGGGCCGCCCGTGCTGTCGCGGACGACGACGGGGCGTCGACGGCGACGATCCGCGACCTCTGGCGCGAGTTCGTCGCCCTCGTCGCGCCGCCGCGGGTGACGACCCGGACGCCGGGCGAGATCGCCCGCTACGCGATCGACCGCGGGCTGCCCGCGGAGCCGATCGACGCGCTGACCGAGGCGTACCGCGACGCCGAGTACGGACGGCTCGCCCCCGACGCGGACCGACTCGACCGCGCCCGGGCGGCGCTTCGGGCGGTCCGGGAGACGCTGGGGGGCGAGAGCGGATGA
- a CDS encoding 5-formyltetrahydrofolate cyclo-ligase encodes MDKATLRERIWDDLEASGEARFPFPPHGRIPNFAGASEAAGRLAETEAWQAATTVKANPDAPQLPVRRAALRAGKTLYVAVPRLRDERCFRRLVPDVDDGEGRPPSGSRLQADDYDAATTVSGIDEYGDPVGPDEMAGVDLIVSGSVAATAAGARIGKGEGYSDLEFAVLREFGLVDDDTATATTVHERQVVDDAPSPDDHDVPMDLVVTPERVVRTDASGRGKPSGIRWAELDGRVAEMPVLRRLRSE; translated from the coding sequence ATGGACAAGGCGACGCTCCGGGAACGAATCTGGGACGACTTGGAGGCGAGCGGTGAGGCGCGGTTCCCGTTTCCCCCACACGGCCGCATCCCCAACTTCGCGGGGGCGAGCGAGGCGGCCGGCCGCCTCGCCGAAACCGAGGCGTGGCAGGCGGCGACGACGGTCAAGGCGAACCCCGACGCCCCGCAGTTGCCGGTGCGACGGGCCGCGCTCCGGGCGGGCAAGACGCTGTACGTCGCCGTTCCCCGCCTGCGCGACGAGCGGTGTTTCCGGCGGCTCGTCCCCGACGTCGACGATGGCGAGGGACGCCCTCCCTCGGGCAGTCGGCTGCAGGCCGACGACTACGACGCCGCGACCACGGTGAGTGGCATCGACGAGTACGGGGACCCCGTCGGCCCCGACGAGATGGCGGGCGTCGATCTGATCGTCAGCGGGAGCGTCGCGGCGACCGCGGCCGGCGCTCGAATCGGCAAGGGCGAGGGGTACAGCGACCTCGAATTCGCCGTCTTGCGTGAGTTCGGACTGGTCGACGACGACACGGCCACCGCGACGACGGTCCACGAGCGACAGGTGGTCGACGACGCCCCGTCGCCGGACGACCACGACGTGCCGATGGACCTGGTCGTGACGCCGGAGCGGGTCGTGCGAACGGATGCGTCGGGGCGGGGGAAGCCGTCGGGAATCCGGTGGGCGGAACTGGACGGACGCGTCGCGGAGATGCCCGTGTTACGACGGCTGCGGTCCGAGTGA
- a CDS encoding bile acid:sodium symporter family protein, whose translation MSVTDTLSRVSRFVSKYFVVWVVLASGAALANPAPFVPVLNYVTPLLGLIMLGMGLTLQPADFGRLVDRPVDVGIGAVTQWIVMPLVAYGLYLALDLPEAVGLGLVLVGAAPGGTASNVMTYLGRGDVALSVAITTLTTLAAPVVMPAWTLFVLGEGVDVTFAEMFVSIVQIVIVPVVLGFAVRYLLDRRAPRAAAVGVDVFPVVSVAAIVAIVAGVVGANVENILTAGALVILAVVVHNGIGLGAGFAVGRAAGMSDDRARTCAFEVGLQNSGLAVALATSLFSPAAALIPALFSVWHNVSGPALASYFTWRDDAAPSADDAVAAD comes from the coding sequence GTGAGCGTGACCGACACCCTTTCTCGTGTAAGTCGTTTCGTGAGTAAATACTTCGTCGTCTGGGTCGTGCTGGCGTCGGGGGCGGCGCTGGCGAACCCCGCGCCGTTCGTGCCGGTTCTGAACTACGTCACACCGTTGCTCGGGCTCATCATGCTGGGCATGGGGCTGACGCTCCAGCCCGCTGACTTCGGGCGGTTGGTCGACCGGCCGGTCGACGTCGGTATCGGCGCCGTGACCCAGTGGATCGTGATGCCGCTTGTGGCGTACGGGCTGTATCTCGCCCTCGACCTCCCCGAGGCGGTCGGGCTGGGTTTGGTGCTCGTCGGGGCGGCGCCCGGCGGCACCGCGTCGAACGTCATGACGTACCTCGGCCGGGGTGACGTGGCGCTCTCGGTCGCTATCACGACGCTGACGACGCTGGCCGCGCCCGTCGTGATGCCGGCGTGGACGCTGTTCGTCCTCGGTGAGGGCGTCGACGTGACCTTCGCGGAAATGTTCGTCAGCATCGTCCAGATCGTTATCGTCCCGGTCGTCCTCGGGTTCGCCGTTCGGTATCTCCTCGACCGGAGAGCGCCGCGGGCAGCCGCGGTTGGCGTCGACGTGTTCCCGGTCGTCAGCGTCGCCGCCATCGTGGCCATCGTCGCCGGCGTCGTCGGCGCGAACGTGGAGAACATCCTCACCGCCGGAGCGCTCGTCATCCTCGCCGTGGTCGTCCACAACGGCATCGGGCTGGGTGCGGGCTTCGCCGTAGGACGCGCCGCGGGGATGTCCGACGACCGTGCGCGGACGTGCGCCTTCGAGGTGGGGCTCCAGAACAGCGGGCTGGCGGTCGCGCTCGCGACGTCGTTGTTCTCGCCCGCGGCGGCGCTGATCCCCGCGCTATTCAGCGTCTGGCACAACGTCAGCGGCCCGGCGCTCGCGAGCTATTTCACGTGGCGTGACGACGCGGCGCCGAGCGCCGACGACGCCGTAGCGGCCGACTGA